In Tachypleus tridentatus isolate NWPU-2018 chromosome 7, ASM421037v1, whole genome shotgun sequence, a genomic segment contains:
- the LOC143256465 gene encoding RNA-binding protein 5-like isoform X2: MADQEANKSDRVKLIKGIQSSTTISAGSQGIMDSKLQANQGSVVVDCITYKKYLPPSTSTYQYDDTSGYYCDPSTGLYYDANSQYYYNAEAQLFLYWDGEKQTYLPALTQTQAAGNMDTESTKDENSKNRHKQVKVYIAKKIAKEMERWAETLNQKKESAKLGLTGLPSKNMLEHGKQSAAADAGFIVLEKGNILAERQTLVLKTLRKELQEAKKFQMPLTGYEYWYS, encoded by the exons GAAGCTAACAAGTCAGATCGTGTAAAATTGATAAAAGGTATCCAGAGTAGCACTACTATTTCTGCTGGATCTCAAGGAATTATGGATTCAAAACTCCAG GCCAATCAGGGTTCAGTTGTTGTTGATTGCATTACCTATAAAAAATACCTACCTCCCAGTACTTCTACTTACCAGTATGATGACACATCAGGATATTACTGTGATCCAAGTACGGGTCTTTATTATGATGCTAACTCTCAGTATTACTATAATGCAGAAGCACAACTGTTTCTATACTGGGATGGAGAAAAGCAGACTTACCTGCCTGCCCTAACTCAGACACAAGCTGCAG GCAATATGGACACAGAGTCAACAAAAGATGAAAATTCCAAAAACAGACATAAACAAGTGAAGGTTTATATTGCCAAGAAAATAGCCAAA gaGATGGAGCGATGGGCTGAAACTTTGAATCAGAAGAAGGAAAGTGCTAAACTGGGTTTAACTGGTTTACCTAGTAAGAACATGTTAGAACATGGGAAACAGTCTGCTGCAGCAGATGCAGGGTTTATTGTTTTGGAAAAAGGAAATATTCTTGCAGAGAGACAGACTTTAGTATTAAAGACTCTCAGGAAAGAACTGCAGGAGGCCAAAAAATTCCAGATGCCATTAACGG gtTATGAATACTGGTATTCATAG
- the LOC143256465 gene encoding RNA-binding protein 5-like isoform X1 — protein MADQEANKSDRVKLIKGIQSSTTISAGSQGIMDSKLQANQGSVVVDCITYKKYLPPSTSTYQYDDTSGYYCDPSTGLYYDANSQYYYNAEAQLFLYWDGEKQTYLPALTQTQAAGNMDTESTKDENSKNRHKQVKVYIAKKIAKEMERWAETLNQKKESAKLGLTGLPSKNMLEHGKQSAAADAGFIVLEKGNILAERQTLVLKTLRKELQEAKKFQMPLTGKDPHIWGKVVVKNTHRNNKKQN, from the exons GAAGCTAACAAGTCAGATCGTGTAAAATTGATAAAAGGTATCCAGAGTAGCACTACTATTTCTGCTGGATCTCAAGGAATTATGGATTCAAAACTCCAG GCCAATCAGGGTTCAGTTGTTGTTGATTGCATTACCTATAAAAAATACCTACCTCCCAGTACTTCTACTTACCAGTATGATGACACATCAGGATATTACTGTGATCCAAGTACGGGTCTTTATTATGATGCTAACTCTCAGTATTACTATAATGCAGAAGCACAACTGTTTCTATACTGGGATGGAGAAAAGCAGACTTACCTGCCTGCCCTAACTCAGACACAAGCTGCAG GCAATATGGACACAGAGTCAACAAAAGATGAAAATTCCAAAAACAGACATAAACAAGTGAAGGTTTATATTGCCAAGAAAATAGCCAAA gaGATGGAGCGATGGGCTGAAACTTTGAATCAGAAGAAGGAAAGTGCTAAACTGGGTTTAACTGGTTTACCTAGTAAGAACATGTTAGAACATGGGAAACAGTCTGCTGCAGCAGATGCAGGGTTTATTGTTTTGGAAAAAGGAAATATTCTTGCAGAGAGACAGACTTTAGTATTAAAGACTCTCAGGAAAGAACTGCAGGAGGCCAAAAAATTCCAGATGCCATTAACGG GTAAAGATCCACATATATggggcaaagtagtggtaaaaaatacccacaggaacaacaaaaagcaaaactga
- the LOC143256465 gene encoding RNA-binding protein 5-like isoform X3 → MADQEANKSDRVKLIKGIQSSTTISAGSQGIMDSKLQANQGSVVVDCITYKKYLPPSTSTYQYDDTSGYYCDPSTGLYYDANSQYYYNAEAQLFLYWDGEKQTYLPALTQTQAAGNMDTESTKDENSKNRHKQVKVYIAKKIAKEMERWAETLNQKKESAKLGLTGLPSKNMLEHGKQSAAADAGFIVLEKGNILAERQTLVLKTLRKELQEAKKFQMPLTGIQRQR, encoded by the exons GAAGCTAACAAGTCAGATCGTGTAAAATTGATAAAAGGTATCCAGAGTAGCACTACTATTTCTGCTGGATCTCAAGGAATTATGGATTCAAAACTCCAG GCCAATCAGGGTTCAGTTGTTGTTGATTGCATTACCTATAAAAAATACCTACCTCCCAGTACTTCTACTTACCAGTATGATGACACATCAGGATATTACTGTGATCCAAGTACGGGTCTTTATTATGATGCTAACTCTCAGTATTACTATAATGCAGAAGCACAACTGTTTCTATACTGGGATGGAGAAAAGCAGACTTACCTGCCTGCCCTAACTCAGACACAAGCTGCAG GCAATATGGACACAGAGTCAACAAAAGATGAAAATTCCAAAAACAGACATAAACAAGTGAAGGTTTATATTGCCAAGAAAATAGCCAAA gaGATGGAGCGATGGGCTGAAACTTTGAATCAGAAGAAGGAAAGTGCTAAACTGGGTTTAACTGGTTTACCTAGTAAGAACATGTTAGAACATGGGAAACAGTCTGCTGCAGCAGATGCAGGGTTTATTGTTTTGGAAAAAGGAAATATTCTTGCAGAGAGACAGACTTTAGTATTAAAGACTCTCAGGAAAGAACTGCAGGAGGCCAAAAAATTCCAGATGCCATTAACGG GTattcaaaggcaaagataa